In Candidatus Methylomirabilis lanthanidiphila, the genomic stretch ACCAGGCGCACCTCCCGCTTTTGGAGTAGTAAGCGAGCGATCTCAGCGCCAATCGAACCGACACCGTATTGGATGACACGAATTTCTTTACGCATGTGGTCATCTCCTTGAAATCAGGTTGGGTGGAGGTGTTCGGAAGCGCGCGGGTAAGAACTGTGTGAATGCTTCTCGAGGATTCAATCGATCCCAATATCGGCTGATGCGCATATCTTACGGGATAAGCATACTCCTCTCCTTACGCGTCGGCAAACCTGGAAGAGGTGAGGCGCTAGGCTGCTGGAGGCCACTTTGCTCTCACCAAACCCACGCATTTTCTCAGTTCATCCAGTTTAAAAGGTTTTGGGATGACTCGATTGATCCCAACCTGCCTTGCGGCCTTGGCATCGATCGCGTTCGCCTCCCCTGTCACGAGGATGATCGGGACCAGCGGATCCGTCTTTCTCACCGCCGCCGCCAGCTCCAATCCGGTCATGCGCGGCATGGAGAAGTCAGTGACAATGAGGTTGAAGTGGCCCTCGGAGAACGCGAGTAACCCGGCGCAACCATCTTGCGCGATCTGGACCTCAAACCCCTCCTGTTCGAACAAAACAGCCAGTAACTCTCCAATAAACGGATCGTCGTCCACCACAAGGATGCGCCCTCTTGCGGTCTCCAGCGCGACATTCAAAGATACCATTTCTGCCTCCTCTCTTCATTCAGTTTCGGTCTGTGCCCAATGCCAACAGCGCGCCTAAGCCCGCACCGAGGACATCCACCCTCATATCCCCTACAT encodes the following:
- a CDS encoding acetoacetate metabolism regulatory protein AtoC, with translation MVSLNVALETARGRILVVDDDPFIGELLAVLFEQEGFEVQIAQDGCAGLLAFSEGHFNLIVTDFSMPRMTGLELAAAVRKTDPLVPIILVTGEANAIDAKAARQVGINRVIPKPFKLDELRKCVGLVRAKWPPAA